DNA sequence from the Bacillus sp. SM2101 genome:
AAACAGCATAGCCATACTAAAGATATCACTTTCAGATACGTTTGTATCAATTATTGCTTGTTTAACGTTTCGATAAATGGTAGGTACCTTTGGAATATTCTTTGGCTGGAGGGCTGTCTTGACTAATGATTTTAGTACGAGTGCTTGATGTTGCTGGCGCCCAAAATCTCCTTCAGACAATGATTTACGTTCTCTAACAAGTGACAAAGCTAGATCCCCATCAAGATAAAGAATATTTTTATTATCAAGCGTAATATTTTTATCTGTCAATGTTATAGGTTCCTTTAGCTCTATTTCAATACCACCCACGGCATCCACAACATCTATAAAGCCTTCAAAATTTGTTTTCACATAATAATTAATTGTGCACTTACATAAATTACTTACCGTTTGTATTGTAGCTTCCGTCCCAGATCCATTTCCGCCTTCAAGCTCTCCAAGTAAATGAGCGTGATTAATCTTAGTGGCACCTACACCTTCTACTTGAACTAATGTATCGCGTGGAATAGATAAAACAGTTATCTTTTCTTGTTCGGGATGGATATTTGCAAGCATAATTACATCTGTACGTGAAGCTTCTTGTTTACGTGCGTCAAGACCTAGAAGTAACAAATTAAAGCTATCAATTTGTTTGTATTTCTTATCTAAATTCTTTTTTTGTAAGTGAATGGCCTTCCTACCTTTTGTAATATCGGCATTTTCTTCTTGTTTCTCTCCTTCTTCATTACTTTGAAGACTGTCTTGCACTTTTAATTCGTCTACCTTTTCGGGTGTTGCGATTTGCGGTATTTTATGTTCAGCAAAATGATTTACCGGCTTAAGTTTAATATAATAATATCCGCCTATACAACCGAATAAAACAATAACAAACAGCGTTATTCTTATCCCCTTTTTCATTGTTATTCAGTCCCTTTACTCGTCCTATTTACTTATATATATTACCCCTCACCTATTCAAATTACAGCTTATTTTACAAGTTCTTAAATAAAGACTCTTTTTGTAAAACTTGTTTAAATTTCAACTAAATTAGAAGATCAAAATGGTAATTATATCCATTTATATAAGATACCAGGAACGTTAATTGTGAACGTTTTTAATACCTTAATAAGTAAATTAACCATGAAGGCGACAATATAAAAAATTACCAAAGCCTGTTTTCATCACTTTTTGCTTTATAAACACTAGAACGTCTAGGGCGATTTTGTGCGGCTATCACAATTGGACATATGGTAAAAAATTAAACAAAATTAGGTCAGAACAAACCAGCCCACGATAAAGTACAACGACTAGCTTGTACCTTATTGTGGGCTGACCCTTTATAGTGTTCATTTATACATTGCCTGTTCAAATATTGCATCTAAAGCAACAAAGGTTATAAATAGCATCTTTCAAGCAAATTATGCGTTTTTCATCGATAATAACTTGTTTTTTAAATCCTGTTCCATTGTTGTAATATCCTTTTCAATTTGCTGGCGCTTCATTCTGCCTTCTTGCTGAATTTTTAACGTTTCTTCTAATGTTGTTAATAAATTCGTTTGTGTTTGCTTTAGTGTTTCAATATCTACTACTCCCTTTTCATTTTCCTTCGCAACATCAATTGTGTTTGCTTTAAGCATATCAGAGTTTTTTAATAGTAACTCGTTCGTTGTTTTTGTTACTTGCTTTTGCGCCTCAACAGCTTTCTTTTGTCGGAAAAGAGTAATAGCTATAACAATTTGATTTTTCCATAATGGAATCGCAGTAAGTATTGAAGACTGAATACGTTCAACTAATGTCTGATTCATATTTTGAATCATTCGAATTTGTGGAGCAGTTTGAATTGTAATTTGCCTGCTGAGCTTTAAATCATGAGTTCGCTTTTCTAATCGATCAACAAATTGCATAAGGTCATTTATTTCTTGAATCTCCATTTGATTACCAGAAGATTGTGCTTTTTGTTGCAAGATGGGGATTGTATTCGTTCGAAGGTCTTCTAGCTTGACTTCAGCTGCGGCAATATAAATGTTTAATGCTTCAAAATACTCCTTATTTTTCTCGTATAAAGTATCAAGCATCATAATATCTCGAAATAGCATTTGTCGGTTTTTTTCAAGCTTGTCACCTATTTTATCAATTTCAAGTCCAATCTTCTGATACTTTGACAGTATATTATTAACCGATTGAGCAAAAGAACCAAATACGCGAGAGAAGAAACCACGTTTTTGTACTTCGAAGTCTTCTGGATTTACCTCTTTAATTCTACTCATTAATTCTGTTATTACTTCTCCCACTGGACCTGCATCTTTCGTTTGCACATGATTTAACATATCATGAGAAAACTTAGATAACTCTGCCTGAGCCGCTACACCATATTGAACAATTGCTTGTTGATTAGTAGGGTCTATTTGCTCAGCTAATGATTTGGCCTTTACTTGATGTTCGGGCTTCAAAGTTAAAATAAGCTTTGATGGTTCTACTGTTTCAGTACTTTGTTCGTTCATTAATGAACGCTGTGGGTCACCAAATGGGTTTTCTAGTAGTGTATCAATATTAGCTGTATCTAAACGATTCATTTGAAGGTTTAATTCTTTTTCATTCATTCTTTTTTCCCCTTTCTTTTACTATAGCGAATAGAGCCTAGCAATATCGTTCATTTAATAATGTTGTTTTTTGCTGAAGCAGTCTGTTCTTTCGTACGCTCTTCAAATGAATAACCAGTTTCCTGAAGTGACTGCTTTACTAATTTACATTCTATATCAAGGTCTGTAATGTCATCTGAAAGGATTTGTAGGAGTTCTTTTTCTATGGATGCTGCTAATTCTTCAAGTGTTTCCTCCACTTCTCTCATCGATATATACAATTCCTTGTTTTTGACTGGTTGTGAAGCTAACTCAGAATATTTTTTTACAATAAGTAATGTTGAGTCCACATACGTTGTAAAAACAGATTGAACGTTTCTATATCGCTGTGGTTCTCTTTCAGCTATCTCTAAAATTTGCTTAAGAATTTTATGAACCTTATTTACTGTTTGATATACTCTAATAGAGCGAACTTTGTATCGATAGCTCCCAATTTCTTTAACTTTAGGTTTTATCTCACGAATATTTTTCTTAACATATGCCCTTTCTTCTTTTACAACGTCCTGATTGGCCGGTAGAAATTTTCTACGAAATATTGCCGAAACAAGAAAGTAAGTGGCACCCCCACCTAAAATAGCTGCCCACCATATAAAACCAGTCACAAAGAAAAGTACAACCGCACCAACAACACTTATACTAAATGAAATAGCTATTCTTATAGTATGAAGGATCAATTTTTTCATGTTCACTCTTCTCCTAACTATAGAGTTCAAAATGTAACATTGCACATAAAAAATTCGAATATTAAGGTTATTTTTCCCTTATATTAGCATTGTTACATTTTGTAAACAAGTTTATTCCTGTTATATTTTATACGTATCGTTAAGGCAATTAGTTTCAAAACATGGAGAAAAGTTTTTAACCATTTTTACCGATGGAAAATTAAGTATTCATCAAGGTTCTTTTCGTAAACTTTGTTGCAATTTTTATAAAAATGGACAATATAATGAGTTTTATCAGAGTTAAATAATAATGTACGAAAAACAACAATCTATGCCGAAAGCAGACGTATATAGGTATTCTTCAAATTATTAACTAACCGTTTCCATACAAAAAGCAGACCTATTATTGTTAGGCCTGCCTATTAGTTTTGCGACATATTATTGTTTTTCTAAATCTTTTGGTGAGAATCCACCTGGCAATAAATCCTGTACAGTGGTTTCTTGAACATCACCATTTAGATTGGTTAATACAACTTCCATATCTGGGTTACACAATTCTGATATTACTTGTCGACAAGCACCACAAGGTGGAACAGGTCGTTCAGTATCAGCGACTACAACTAAAGCTTTATACTCTTTATTACCATCAGAATAAGCCTTAAAAAGGGCTGTTCTTTCTGCACAATTACACATACTGTATGCAGCATTTTCTATATTACACCCATGATAGACTTGATCATCCTTTGTTAATAAAGCAGCGCCAACCTTAAATTTTGAGTAAGGCGCATATGCGCGCTCTCTCGCCTTTTTCGCCTCTTGAATGAGAGTTTCTTTGTTCATCTGACTCATCCCTTCAACCCTTTTTTGGAGTTTGTTCAAAAAGTCAAGCAACATGATCAGAATGGTCAAAATTGTTTAATCCGTATTTGCCATTGAAAGATGCAATTCTTAGTTGGACTTGCTTTTACATTTGCACTCTTTTTGAACACTCACTAATAGATAAGAAATAAACCCTTTTCTAAACTCAATTTAGCTTTGGAAAAACATACCGAATAACCAGTTTGCTACAATTCCCCCAAGATACACACCGAATACGCCTAATACGCCTGCTAAAACAGGTGGAGCTGGTAATGGAAGTTTTAATGCTTTAAATACAATGCCGATTATCATACCAGCTAATAAACTTAAGACTAGTTCTTTCATTGTTAACCCTTCTTTTCAAATATTTTGAATAAGCACTAAGAAAATGAGACTTAATATGAAGTCGTTGATTCTTCGCCTTTTACTAGTTTCACGCCAGAGCTCGTTCCGATACGAGTTGCACCAGCTTCTGTCATTGCGTCAGCATCTTGTAAGTTTCGAACGCCTCCAGATGCTTTCACACCGATATTAGGTCCAACCGTTTTACGCATTAGTGCGACATCCTCAACAGTTGCGCCTCCCGTTGAAAAGCCTGTTGAAGTTTTTACAAAATCTGCTCCTGCACGAACTGATAATTCACAAGCGCGGACTTTCTCTTCTTCAGTTAATAAACATGTCTCAATAATAACCTTTGTCAATGCTTTCCCTTTTGCTGCTTCAACAACTGCTTTAATATCTTTTTCAACTAGTTCATCGTTCCCACTTTTTAATGCACTAATATTGATAACCATATCAACTTCTGTTGCTCCATTTTCAATCGCATTATTCGTCTCAAATGCCTTCACTTCAGGAGTTGTTGCACCTAAAGGGAATCCAATTACTGTACAAACTTTTACTTCTGGCGTATCCTTTAACATTTCAGCTGATAGCTTTACCCACGTTGGATTTACACATACTGAAGCAAATTTGTATTCCTTCGCTTCATTTACTAATTTCTCGATTTCTTCTTGACGAGTTTCAGGTTTTAATAAAGTATGATCGATCATTTTTGCTAAGTTATTATTCACTATATTTTCCTCCATTTTATGAAATTACTAAACCCTCTGAAATTTGTATATTCTAATCTATAATAACATTCCAGCGATAGCGGCACTAAGCAATGACGCAAGCATTCCTGCTAACACTGCCTTTAATCCCATTCTTGCTATATCACCACGACGATTTGGCGCTAAATTTCCTAGCCCACCTAAGAGAATTCCTAATGATGATATATTTGCGAATCCACAAAGTGCAAAACTTATAACAGCAACTGTTTTCGGAGTTAGGTCTTCAATTTGTGGAGCGAAAGAAGCATATGCCACAAATTCATTTAACACTAACTTTTGACCGATAAATCCTCCAGCAGTTACAGCTTCGGCCCAAGGTACACCTATTGCAAAAGCGATTGGTGCAAATAAATACCCTAAAATTATTTCAATCGTTAAACCTTCAAAGCCTAATAGATTTCCTACCCCACCTAATAAACCATTCAATAATGCAATTAATGCAATAAATGCAAGTAACATTGCACCAATATTTAACGCAAGCTGAAGACCAACACTTGCTCCTCGTGCTGCTGCATCGACGACATTAGTTGATTCTACATCTTTCTCCATTTTAATATCATCAGTCGTCTCAGATTTTTCAGTTTCTGGCATCATGATTTTTGCTATGATCAGACCTGCTGGTGCAGCCATGAAACTTGCAGCAAGTAAATACTCTAGCGGAACACCTAATAATGAATATCCGACTAAAACTGATCCGGCAACTGAAGCAAGACCTCCCGTCATTACCGCAAATAACTCTGATTGAGTCATCTTCGCTAAAAACGGTCTAACAACTAGCGGAGCCTCTGTTTGTCCAACGAAAATATTGGCAGCTGCTGATAATGATTCAGCTTTACTTGTTCCTAATAGTTTGGAAAGCCCCCCACCAATAAATTTTATCACGAGTTGCATAATACCTAGATAATAAAGCACCGATATTAAAGAAGAGAAAAAGATTACAATTGTTAAAACGTTAAAGGCAAAGACAAATGTAATTTCTTCTGCGGCAAATAATCCACCAAACAAGAAGTTAACACCTTCGTTAGCGTAATTAATGATTGCTTGAACGCCTTCAGAAAATGTTTGCAAACCTCTTTTTCCAGCTTCCCATTCTAGTACTACAAAAGCAAATGTAAACTGGATTAACAAACCTATCAAAACAGTTTGGATCTTAATTGATTTTTTACTACTTGAAAACAAAAATGCGATTCCTAATACTACAAGGACACCAATGATACCCCATAAAAAATTCATGAAGAACACCCCTAAGACAGTTTTCTTGATGCTTACGATGCTTAGTATTCTTAAATAATTATTTTTTAATCCCTATAGTGGATTTATAATTACTTGTTAAACATTGAATCATTTATGAACATTTGTTCATGAACCATTTAAGAATACAAAATAAAAACAAATCTTGTTCTATTGTCATAAACCGTTTTCATTTCTAAAAAAGCTGGTTTATGCTAAAAGAGAATCATATTGTATTAGCTTCATGCTCCAAAAATAAATTGAACAAAATTTAATTTTCGATATTACTATAACAAGGTATTGAACAAATGTAAACACAATATTGAACAAACGTTATGTCTATTATTTGACAATGTTATAAGAATCAACAATAAAGAGTCACTCGTTTCTATGTCAAAACGAGTGACTCTTTATATTTCATCGACCTTCTTCGATATATCATAATCATATTCTGCTAAATAACGCACAAATGTCATTTGAATAACTTACCATATTCGAGGTTTAATTATAGCTTTTCCAGCAAAGATTTAGCGGTAATTTGATCTGTAATTAACACATTGGCGTATTCTCCCATTAAAGCACCATAAATTCCTTCTAGTCGATCAGCTCCCCCTGCAACGAGAATGGACTGTTCTTTATTTCTTAAATCGTCTAATTCAATTCCTAAAGTTCTAGCATTCAAGCTCTCATTACATATTTCCCCATCTTTTGTAAAAAACCTAGAGCAAATATCTCCTACAGCATTGGAGAAAATCATGTCTAAATCCTCTTCTGTAAAATAGCCTAGTCTGAATAACAAAGATTCTGATCGAATGGGGCCTACAGTAAATAAAGCGATATTAGCATTTTTACCAAGCTCCAAAATGCGGTGGATGTGTCGGTCTGCCACCATTGCTTGTTTAACAACCACATGATCAACGATTGCTGGAACTGGTAAATAATGAGGTGTGGTGTTAAAGGCTTTGCCAAATAAATGAAGAATTTCATCAGCATAAGTATTTGTCTCTGAGTGACCAACTGCCCCTTTCAGTTGAACAACTTGCACATCTTTTAAATTTTGTTGATT
Encoded proteins:
- a CDS encoding LCP family protein, which encodes MKKGIRITLFVIVLFGCIGGYYYIKLKPVNHFAEHKIPQIATPEKVDELKVQDSLQSNEEGEKQEENADITKGRKAIHLQKKNLDKKYKQIDSFNLLLLGLDARKQEASRTDVIMLANIHPEQEKITVLSIPRDTLVQVEGVGATKINHAHLLGELEGGNGSGTEATIQTVSNLCKCTINYYVKTNFEGFIDVVDAVGGIEIELKEPITLTDKNITLDNKNILYLDGDLALSLVRERKSLSEGDFGRQQHQALVLKSLVKTALQPKNIPKVPTIYRNVKQAIIDTNVSESDIFSMAMLFKGITTEDISYFQLPGNEGYAMDPLVNSRLYYWIPDVNEMNELLKHFNKE
- a CDS encoding toxic anion resistance protein encodes the protein MNEKELNLQMNRLDTANIDTLLENPFGDPQRSLMNEQSTETVEPSKLILTLKPEHQVKAKSLAEQIDPTNQQAIVQYGVAAQAELSKFSHDMLNHVQTKDAGPVGEVITELMSRIKEVNPEDFEVQKRGFFSRVFGSFAQSVNNILSKYQKIGLEIDKIGDKLEKNRQMLFRDIMMLDTLYEKNKEYFEALNIYIAAAEVKLEDLRTNTIPILQQKAQSSGNQMEIQEINDLMQFVDRLEKRTHDLKLSRQITIQTAPQIRMIQNMNQTLVERIQSSILTAIPLWKNQIVIAITLFRQKKAVEAQKQVTKTTNELLLKNSDMLKANTIDVAKENEKGVVDIETLKQTQTNLLTTLEETLKIQQEGRMKRQQIEKDITTMEQDLKNKLLSMKNA
- a CDS encoding 5-bromo-4-chloroindolyl phosphate hydrolysis family protein; the protein is MKKLILHTIRIAISFSISVVGAVVLFFVTGFIWWAAILGGGATYFLVSAIFRRKFLPANQDVVKEERAYVKKNIREIKPKVKEIGSYRYKVRSIRVYQTVNKVHKILKQILEIAEREPQRYRNVQSVFTTYVDSTLLIVKKYSELASQPVKNKELYISMREVEETLEELAASIEKELLQILSDDITDLDIECKLVKQSLQETGYSFEERTKEQTASAKNNIIK
- a CDS encoding cytidine deaminase, with the translated sequence MNKETLIQEAKKARERAYAPYSKFKVGAALLTKDDQVYHGCNIENAAYSMCNCAERTALFKAYSDGNKEYKALVVVADTERPVPPCGACRQVISELCNPDMEVVLTNLNGDVQETTVQDLLPGGFSPKDLEKQ
- a CDS encoding DUF1427 family protein yields the protein MKELVLSLLAGMIIGIVFKALKLPLPAPPVLAGVLGVFGVYLGGIVANWLFGMFFQS
- the deoC gene encoding deoxyribose-phosphate aldolase; translation: MEENIVNNNLAKMIDHTLLKPETRQEEIEKLVNEAKEYKFASVCVNPTWVKLSAEMLKDTPEVKVCTVIGFPLGATTPEVKAFETNNAIENGATEVDMVINISALKSGNDELVEKDIKAVVEAAKGKALTKVIIETCLLTEEEKVRACELSVRAGADFVKTSTGFSTGGATVEDVALMRKTVGPNIGVKASGGVRNLQDADAMTEAGATRIGTSSGVKLVKGEESTTSY
- a CDS encoding NupC/NupG family nucleoside CNT transporter — its product is MNFLWGIIGVLVVLGIAFLFSSSKKSIKIQTVLIGLLIQFTFAFVVLEWEAGKRGLQTFSEGVQAIINYANEGVNFLFGGLFAAEEITFVFAFNVLTIVIFFSSLISVLYYLGIMQLVIKFIGGGLSKLLGTSKAESLSAAANIFVGQTEAPLVVRPFLAKMTQSELFAVMTGGLASVAGSVLVGYSLLGVPLEYLLAASFMAAPAGLIIAKIMMPETEKSETTDDIKMEKDVESTNVVDAAARGASVGLQLALNIGAMLLAFIALIALLNGLLGGVGNLLGFEGLTIEIILGYLFAPIAFAIGVPWAEAVTAGGFIGQKLVLNEFVAYASFAPQIEDLTPKTVAVISFALCGFANISSLGILLGGLGNLAPNRRGDIARMGLKAVLAGMLASLLSAAIAGMLL
- a CDS encoding sugar-binding transcriptional regulator; translation: MEKNKLKKVIEAAKLYYLLDYNQSDIAKKLGVSRPTVSRLLQQAKNEGIVQIKINDPTEDVESLSEELEQKFKLKKAVVTSIPHYEKSVIHNSLGEQAAIYLHETVKDGDIIGLTWGRTLYNIANKLNQQNLKDVQVVQLKGAVGHSETNTYADEILHLFGKAFNTTPHYLPVPAIVDHVVVKQAMVADRHIHRILELGKNANIALFTVGPIRSESLLFRLGYFTEEDLDMIFSNAVGDICSRFFTKDGEICNESLNARTLGIELDDLRNKEQSILVAGGADRLEGIYGALMGEYANVLITDQITAKSLLEKL